A single genomic interval of Streptococcus oralis subsp. dentisani harbors:
- a CDS encoding homoserine dehydrogenase — MTVKIALLGFGTVASGVPFLLKENGEKIVQSAHSEIEVAKVLVKDEDEKNRLLAAGNDFKFVTNVDDILSDQDITIVVELMGRIEPAKTFITRALEAGKHVVTANKDLLAVHGAELLEIAKEHNVALYYEAAVAGGIPILRTLANSLASDKITRVLGVVNGTSNFMMTKMVEEGWSYDDALAEAQRLGFAESDPTNDVDGIDAAYKMVILSQFAFGMKVAFDDVAHKGIRKITPEDVAVAQDLGYVVKLVGSIEETPSGIAAEVTPTFLPKAHPLASVNGVMNAVFVESIGIGESMYYGPGAGQKPTATSVVADIVRIVRRLNDGTIGKDFNEYSRDLVLANPEDVKANYYFSILAPDSKGQVLKLAEIFNAQDISFKQILQDGKEGDKARVVIITHKINKAQLENVSAELAKASEFDLLNTFKVLGE; from the coding sequence ATGACAGTTAAAATTGCTTTACTTGGATTTGGTACCGTTGCAAGTGGTGTGCCATTCCTCCTAAAGGAAAATGGGGAAAAAATCGTTCAGTCAGCTCATTCTGAGATTGAAGTAGCCAAGGTATTGGTTAAGGATGAAGATGAGAAGAACCGCTTGCTTGCAGCAGGGAATGACTTTAAATTTGTGACCAATGTAGATGATATTTTATCAGATCAAGACATTACTATCGTAGTGGAATTGATGGGGCGTATCGAACCAGCTAAAACCTTTATCACTCGTGCCTTGGAAGCTGGGAAACACGTTGTTACTGCAAACAAGGACCTTTTGGCTGTCCATGGTGCAGAATTGCTAGAAATCGCTAAAGAGCATAATGTAGCACTTTACTACGAAGCAGCAGTAGCCGGTGGTATTCCGATTCTTCGTACCTTGGCAAATTCATTAGCTTCTGATAAAATCACGCGCGTTCTTGGTGTCGTTAACGGAACTTCTAACTTCATGATGACCAAAATGGTCGAAGAAGGCTGGTCTTACGATGATGCTCTTGCAGAAGCGCAAAGACTTGGTTTTGCAGAAAGTGATCCGACAAATGACGTTGATGGGATTGATGCAGCCTACAAGATGGTGATTTTGAGCCAATTTGCCTTTGGTATGAAGGTTGCCTTTGACGATGTAGCCCACAAGGGAATCCGCAAAATCACACCAGAAGACGTAGCTGTAGCCCAAGACCTTGGCTATGTAGTGAAATTGGTTGGTTCTATCGAGGAAACTCCTTCAGGTATTGCTGCAGAAGTGACTCCAACCTTCCTTCCTAAAGCACATCCACTTGCCAGTGTGAATGGGGTAATGAACGCAGTCTTTGTGGAGTCTATCGGCATCGGTGAATCTATGTACTACGGACCAGGTGCGGGTCAAAAACCAACTGCGACAAGTGTTGTAGCGGACATTGTCCGTATCGTTCGTCGCTTGAATGATGGTACCATTGGCAAAGACTTCAACGAATATAGCCGTGACTTGGTTTTGGCAAATCCTGAAGATGTCAAAGCAAACTACTATTTCTCAATCTTGGCACCAGATTCAAAAGGTCAGGTCTTGAAATTGGCTGAGATTTTCAACGCTCAAGATATTTCCTTCAAGCAAATTCTCCAAGATGGCAAAGAGGGTGACAAGGCGCGTGTAGTGATTATCACTCATAAGATTAATAAAGCACAACTTGAGAATGTATCAGCTGAGTTGGCCAAAGCTTCAGAATTTGACCTCTTGAATACCTTCAAGGTGTTAGGAGAATAG
- the thrB gene encoding homoserine kinase, which yields MKIIVPATSANIGPGFDSVGVAVTKYLQIEVCEERDEWLIEHQIGKWIPHDERNLLLKIALQIAPDLQPRRLKMTSDVPLARGLGSSSSVIVAGIELANQLGKLNLSNHDKLQLATKIEGHPDNVAPAIYGNLVIASSVEGNVSAIVADFPECDFLAYIPNYELRTRDSRGVLPKKLSYKEAVAASSIANVAVAALLAGDMVTAGQAIEGDLFHERYRQDLVREFAMIKQVAKENGAYATYLSGAGPTVMVLASHDKMPAVKAELQKQSFKGKLHDLKVDTQGVRVEAK from the coding sequence ATGAAGATTATTGTACCTGCAACCAGTGCCAATATCGGGCCAGGTTTTGATTCGGTCGGTGTAGCTGTAACCAAGTATCTTCAAATTGAGGTCTGTGAAGAACGGGATGAGTGGTTGATTGAACACCAGATTGGTAAATGGATTCCACATGACGAGCGTAATCTCTTGCTCAAGATTGCCTTGCAAATTGCGCCTGACTTGCAACCAAGGCGTTTAAAAATGACCAGTGATGTTCCCTTGGCGCGTGGTTTGGGTTCTTCCAGTTCTGTTATTGTAGCTGGGATTGAACTAGCCAACCAACTAGGAAAGCTCAACTTATCTAACCACGATAAATTGCAGCTGGCGACCAAGATAGAAGGACATCCTGACAATGTGGCTCCAGCAATTTACGGTAATCTCGTTATTGCAAGTTCTGTTGAAGGAAATGTTTCAGCGATTGTGGCTGACTTCCCAGAGTGTGATTTTCTAGCTTATATTCCCAACTATGAATTACGTACTCGAGACAGTCGTGGTGTCCTTCCTAAGAAATTGTCCTACAAGGAAGCTGTTGCGGCTAGTTCTATCGCCAATGTGGCAGTTGCAGCCTTGTTGGCAGGAGACATGGTGACAGCTGGACAAGCAATTGAGGGAGACCTCTTCCACGAGCGCTACCGTCAGGATCTGGTGAGAGAATTTGCGATGATTAAGCAAGTAGCTAAAGAGAATGGTGCCTATGCAACCTATCTCTCTGGAGCAGGGCCGACAGTTATGGTCTTGGCTTCTCATGACAAGATGCCGGCGGTTAAGGCAGAATTGCAAAAGCAGTCTTTCAAAGGCAAACTGCATGATTTGAAAGTTGATACCCAAGGTGTCCGCGTCGAAGCAAAATAA
- the msrB gene encoding peptide-methionine (R)-S-oxide reductase MsrB, giving the protein MAEIYLAGGCFWSLEEYFSRISGVLATSVGYANGQVETTNYQLLKETDHAETVQVIYDEKAVSLREILLYYFRVIDPLSINQQGNDRGRQYRTGIYYQDEADLPAIYTVVQEQERMLGRKIAVEVEKLRHYILAEDYHQDYLKKNPSGYCHIDVTDAEKPLIDASNYEKPSQEVLKESLTEESYRVTQEAATEAPFTNAYDQTFEEGIYVDITTGEPLFFAKDKFASGCGWPSFSRPISKELIHYYKDLSHGMERIEVRSRSGNAHLGHVFTDGPQELGGLRYCINSASLRFVAKDEMEKAGYGYLLPYLNK; this is encoded by the coding sequence ATGGCAGAAATTTATCTAGCAGGTGGTTGTTTTTGGAGCCTAGAGGAGTATTTTTCACGAATTTCAGGCGTATTAGCAACCAGTGTCGGCTACGCTAATGGGCAAGTCGAAACGACCAATTACCAGTTGCTCAAGGAAACAGACCATGCAGAGACTGTTCAAGTGATTTATGATGAGAAAGCTGTGTCACTCAGAGAGATTTTGCTTTATTATTTCCGTGTTATTGATCCCTTGTCTATTAACCAGCAGGGGAATGACCGTGGTCGCCAATATCGAACAGGAATCTATTATCAGGATGAAGCAGACTTGCCAGCTATCTACACAGTGGTGCAGGAGCAGGAGCGCATGCTGGGTCGAAAGATTGCAGTAGAAGTAGAGAAACTTCGCCACTACATTCTGGCAGAAGATTACCACCAAGACTATCTCAAGAAAAATCCTTCGGGTTACTGTCATATCGATGTAACTGATGCTGAAAAGCCATTGATTGACGCCTCTAACTATGAAAAGCCTAGTCAAGAGGTGTTAAAGGAAAGTTTAACTGAAGAGTCTTATCGTGTTACGCAAGAAGCTGCTACAGAGGCGCCATTTACCAATGCCTATGACCAAACCTTTGAAGAAGGGATTTATGTAGACATCACGACGGGTGAACCACTCTTTTTTGCAAAGGATAAGTTTGCTTCAGGTTGTGGTTGGCCAAGTTTTAGTCGTCCGATTTCCAAGGAGTTGATTCACTATTACAAGGACTTGAGTCATGGAATGGAGCGAATCGAGGTTCGTTCTCGGTCAGGAAATGCTCACTTGGGTCATGTTTTCACAGATGGACCGCAGGAGTTGGGTGGCCTCCGTTACTGTATCAATTCTGCTTCCTTACGCTTTGTAGCCAAGGATGAGATGGAAAAAGCAGGATATGGATATCTATTGCCTTACTTAAACAAATAA
- a CDS encoding ABC transporter ATP-binding protein produces MKHLLSYFKPYIKESILAPLFKLLEAVFELLVPLVIAGIVDQSLPQRDQGHLWMQIGLLLIFAVIGVLVALIAQFYSAKAAVGFAKELTDDLYRHILSLPKDSRDRLTTSSLVTRLTSDTYQIQTGINQFLRLFLRAPIIVFGAIFMAYRISAELTFWFLVMVVILTIVIVGLSRLVNPLYSSLRKKTDQLVQETRQQLQGMRVIRAFGQEKRELQIFQALNQVYARLQEKTGFWSSLLTPLTYLIVNGTLLVIIWQGYISIQGGLLSQGALIALINYLLQILVELVKLAMLINSLNQSYISAKRIEEVFAETPEDIHSELEQKQATSNQVLQVQELTFTYPDAAQPSLRNISFDMKQGQILGIIGGTGSGKSSLVQVLLGLYPADQGSIDLYRNGRSPRNLEQWRSWTSYVPQKVELFKGTIRSNLTLGFNQEVSDQELWQALEIAQAKDFVSEKEGLLDALVEAGGRNFSGGQKQRLSIARAVLRQAPFLILDDATSALDTITESKLLRAIRENLPNTSLILISQRTSTLQMADQILLLEKGELLAVGKHDGLMKTSQVYREINASQHGKED; encoded by the coding sequence ATGAAACACTTACTATCTTACTTCAAACCCTATATAAAAGAATCAATTTTGGCTCCCTTGTTCAAGCTGCTAGAAGCTGTTTTTGAACTCTTGGTTCCCCTGGTGATTGCTGGGATTGTTGACCAATCCTTGCCTCAGAGAGATCAAGGGCATCTATGGATGCAGATTGGTCTGCTCCTTATCTTTGCAGTGATTGGTGTTTTAGTGGCTTTGATAGCCCAGTTTTACTCAGCTAAGGCTGCGGTGGGTTTTGCCAAAGAACTGACAGACGACCTTTATCGTCATATTCTTTCCTTGCCTAAGGACAGCAGAGATCGTCTGACAACATCTAGCCTGGTGACACGCTTGACTTCGGACACTTACCAGATTCAGACTGGGATCAATCAATTCCTGCGTCTCTTTTTGCGAGCGCCTATTATCGTTTTTGGGGCTATCTTTATGGCCTATCGCATCTCGGCTGAGCTGACTTTCTGGTTTTTGGTTATGGTTGTCATTTTGACGATTGTCATTGTCGGTCTCTCTCGACTGGTCAATCCTCTCTACAGTAGTCTGAGAAAGAAAACGGACCAGCTGGTTCAGGAAACGCGCCAGCAATTACAAGGCATGCGAGTTATTCGTGCTTTTGGTCAGGAAAAACGAGAGTTACAGATTTTTCAAGCTCTTAACCAAGTTTATGCTAGATTGCAAGAAAAGACGGGTTTCTGGTCTAGTTTGTTAACACCTCTGACCTATCTGATTGTTAATGGAACTCTTCTTGTCATCATCTGGCAGGGCTATATTTCAATTCAAGGAGGTTTACTCAGTCAAGGTGCCCTCATTGCCCTCATCAACTATCTTTTGCAAATCTTGGTGGAATTGGTTAAGCTCGCCATGCTGATCAATTCTCTCAACCAGTCCTACATCTCAGCCAAGCGAATCGAGGAAGTCTTTGCTGAGACTCCAGAAGATATCCATTCGGAGTTAGAACAAAAACAAGCTACCAGTAATCAGGTTTTACAAGTCCAAGAATTAACCTTTACCTATCCTGATGCGGCCCAGCCTTCTCTGAGAAACATTTCCTTTGATATGAAGCAAGGGCAAATCCTTGGTATCATCGGGGGAACGGGTTCTGGTAAGTCAAGCTTGGTGCAAGTCTTACTTGGACTTTATCCAGCAGACCAGGGGAGCATTGACCTTTATCGAAATGGACGTAGTCCTCGTAATCTTGAGCAGTGGCGGTCTTGGACTTCCTACGTGCCCCAAAAGGTCGAACTCTTTAAGGGAACCATTCGTTCCAACTTGACTCTGGGTTTCAATCAAGAAGTATCTGACCAGGAACTCTGGCAGGCCTTGGAGATTGCGCAAGCAAAGGATTTTGTCAGTGAAAAGGAAGGACTCTTAGACGCCCTAGTTGAGGCAGGAGGACGAAATTTCTCAGGTGGACAAAAACAAAGGTTGTCTATCGCCCGAGCAGTCCTACGCCAAGCTCCGTTTCTCATCCTAGATGATGCAACCTCGGCCCTCGACACCATTACCGAGTCCAAGCTCTTGAGAGCTATCCGAGAAAATCTGCCAAATACAAGTTTAATCTTGATCTCTCAACGAACCTCGACTTTACAGATGGCTGACCAGATTCTCCTCTTGGAAAAAGGTGAGTTACTAGCTGTTGGCAAGCACGATGGCTTGATGAAGACTAGCCAAGTCTATCGCGAAATCAATGCATCCCAACATGGAAAGGAGGACTAA
- a CDS encoding ABC transporter ATP-binding protein has protein sequence MRRQTANQTLKRLAKDLASHPFLLFLAFLGTISQVGLSIYLPILIGQVIDQVLVAGSSPVFWQIFLQMILVVIGNTLVQWANPLLYNRLIFSYTKDLRERIIHKLHRLPIAFVDRQGSGEMVSRVTTDIEQLAAGLTMIFNQFFIGVLMILVSILAMLQIHLLMTLLVLLLTPLSMVISRFIAKRSYHLFQKQTETRGIQTQLIEESLSQQTIIQSFNAQGEFIQRLHEANDNYAGYSQSAIFYSSTVNPSTRFVNALIYALLAGVGAYRIMMGSTLTIGRLVTFLNYVQQYTKPFNDISSVLAELQSALACAERVYAVLESPEVVETGKEVLTSDQVKGAISFKHVSFGYNPERILIKDLSIDIPAGSKVAIVGPTGAGKSTLINLLMRFHPINSGDILLDGHSIYDYTRASLRQQFGMVLQETWLKQGTIHDNIAFGNPEASREQVTAAAKAANADFFIQQLPQGYDTKLENAGESLSVGQAQLLTIARVFLAIPKILILDEATSSIDTRTEVLVQDAFAKLMKGRTSFIIAHRLSTIQDADLILVLVDGDIVEYGNHQDLMARKGKYYQMQKAAAFSSE, from the coding sequence ATGAGACGACAAACCGCGAACCAGACTCTCAAACGTTTGGCTAAAGATCTTGCAAGTCATCCTTTCCTCCTTTTCCTAGCCTTTCTAGGAACTATTTCCCAAGTTGGCTTATCAATCTATCTACCTATTCTGATCGGGCAGGTCATTGACCAGGTCCTGGTGGCTGGTTCTTCACCAGTTTTTTGGCAGATTTTTCTCCAGATGATCTTGGTGGTAATAGGAAATACTCTGGTACAATGGGCCAATCCTCTCCTCTATAATCGCCTAATCTTCTCTTATACCAAAGACTTGCGAGAGCGAATCATCCATAAGCTCCATCGTTTACCGATTGCTTTTGTAGATAGGCAGGGCAGTGGGGAGATGGTTAGTCGTGTGACCACGGACATAGAACAGTTGGCAGCTGGCTTGACCATGATTTTTAACCAATTTTTCATTGGTGTCTTGATGATTTTGGTTAGTATTCTAGCAATGCTCCAAATTCACCTCCTCATGACCCTATTGGTTTTGCTGTTGACGCCACTATCCATGGTGATTTCACGCTTTATTGCCAAACGCTCTTATCATCTCTTCCAGAAGCAAACAGAAACCAGGGGAATTCAGACTCAGTTGATTGAAGAATCGCTTAGCCAACAGACCATTATCCAGTCCTTTAATGCTCAAGGAGAGTTTATCCAAAGATTGCATGAGGCAAATGACAACTACGCAGGTTATTCTCAGTCAGCCATCTTTTATTCATCAACGGTCAATCCTTCGACTCGCTTTGTAAATGCACTCATTTACGCGCTTTTAGCTGGAGTGGGAGCTTATCGTATCATGATGGGGTCCACCTTGACCATTGGGCGTTTAGTGACCTTTTTGAACTATGTCCAGCAGTACACCAAGCCCTTTAACGATATTTCTTCAGTTCTAGCTGAGTTGCAAAGTGCTCTCGCTTGCGCAGAGCGTGTCTATGCTGTCTTAGAAAGTCCTGAGGTTGTTGAAACAGGTAAGGAAGTCTTGACCAGTGACCAAGTGAAGGGAGCCATTTCCTTTAAGCATGTTTCTTTTGGATACAATCCTGAAAGGATCTTGATTAAGGATTTGTCTATCGATATCCCAGCTGGTAGCAAGGTAGCCATCGTTGGTCCGACAGGTGCTGGTAAGTCAACTCTTATCAATCTCCTCATGCGTTTTCATCCTATTAACTCGGGAGATATCTTGCTAGACGGTCACTCGATTTATGACTATACCCGAGCATCATTGAGGCAGCAGTTTGGCATGGTGCTCCAAGAAACCTGGCTCAAGCAAGGAACCATTCATGACAATATTGCCTTTGGAAATCCTGAAGCCAGTCGGGAGCAGGTGACTGCTGCTGCCAAAGCAGCCAACGCAGACTTTTTTATCCAACAGTTGCCACAGGGCTATGATACCAAGTTGGAAAATGCAGGAGAATCTCTATCTGTCGGTCAAGCCCAGCTCTTGACCATCGCCCGAGTTTTTCTGGCTATACCAAAGATTCTTATCTTAGACGAGGCGACTTCCTCCATTGATACACGGACGGAAGTGCTAGTTCAGGATGCCTTTGCTAAACTCATGAAGGGGCGCACAAGCTTTATCATTGCTCACCGTTTGTCAACTATTCAGGATGCGGATTTGATTCTAGTTTTGGTGGATGGTGATATTGTTGAGTATGGCAATCATCAGGACCTCATGGCTAGAAAGGGCAAGTATTACCAAATGCAAAAAGCAGCTGCTTTTAGCTCTGAATAA
- a CDS encoding TRZ/ATZ family protein — MKVYQHVNIVTCDQDFHVYLDGILAVKDSQIIYVGQEKPEILEQAEQIIDYQGAWIMPGLVNCHTHSAMTGLRGIQDDSNLHEWLNDYIWPAEAGFTPDMTTKAVKEALTEMLQSGTTTFNDMYNPNGVDIERIYQAVEASKMRCYFSPTLFSSEAESTAETISRTRAIIETIIGYKNPNFKVMVAPHSPYSCSKDLLEASLDMAKELDIPIHIHVAETKEESGIILKRYGKRPLAFLEELGYLDHLSVFAHGVELNEREIERLATSHVAIAHNPISNLKLASGIAPIIQLQKAGVAVGIATDSVASNNNLDMFEEGRTAALLQKMKSGDASQFPIETALKALTIEGAKVLGMEKQIGSLEVGKQADFLVIQPQGKIHLQPQKNMLSHLVYAVKSSDVDDVYIAGEQVVKQGKVLTVEI, encoded by the coding sequence ATGAAAGTCTATCAGCATGTAAATATTGTGACTTGTGACCAAGATTTCCATGTCTATCTGGATGGTATCTTGGCTGTTAAGGATTCTCAAATCATCTATGTCGGCCAAGAGAAGCCAGAGATTTTAGAGCAAGCTGAGCAGATTATAGACTATCAGGGAGCCTGGATCATGCCTGGTTTGGTTAATTGCCATACCCATTCTGCTATGACAGGTTTGCGAGGAATTCAGGATGACAGCAACCTCCATGAATGGCTCAATGACTATATCTGGCCAGCAGAAGCAGGATTTACTCCCGATATGACTACCAAGGCAGTCAAAGAAGCTCTGACAGAAATGCTCCAGTCAGGAACAACAACCTTCAACGATATGTATAATCCCAATGGTGTGGATATTGAGAGAATTTATCAGGCAGTTGAGGCTTCCAAGATGCGTTGTTATTTCTCACCGACCCTCTTTTCTTCAGAAGCAGAATCAACTGCTGAGACTATAAGCAGAACACGAGCCATCATCGAGACAATCATAGGATATAAAAATCCAAATTTCAAGGTTATGGTAGCGCCACATTCTCCATATAGCTGTAGTAAAGATTTGCTGGAAGCGAGCTTAGATATGGCAAAAGAACTGGACATTCCCATCCATATCCATGTAGCGGAGACCAAGGAAGAGTCAGGAATTATCCTCAAACGCTATGGCAAACGTCCCCTCGCCTTTCTAGAAGAACTAGGTTACTTAGATCATCTATCTGTCTTTGCTCACGGGGTCGAACTAAACGAGCGGGAAATTGAACGTTTAGCAACTTCTCATGTGGCTATCGCCCATAATCCCATTAGTAATCTCAAATTGGCCTCAGGGATTGCTCCAATCATCCAACTCCAAAAAGCAGGAGTAGCAGTCGGAATTGCGACTGACTCGGTTGCTTCTAATAACAATCTTGATATGTTTGAGGAAGGACGGACAGCCGCTCTCCTACAGAAGATGAAGAGTGGAGATGCCAGCCAGTTTCCAATCGAAACAGCCCTCAAAGCTCTGACGATAGAAGGTGCTAAGGTTCTTGGAATGGAAAAACAGATAGGAAGTCTGGAAGTTGGCAAGCAAGCAGATTTTCTGGTCATTCAACCACAAGGAAAAATCCATCTTCAACCTCAGAAAAATATGCTCTCTCATCTGGTTTATGCTGTCAAATCCAGTGATGTTGATGATGTTTATATCGCTGGAGAACAGGTGGTCAAGCAAGGCAAAGTTTTGACAGTAGAGATTTAA
- the rplJ gene encoding 50S ribosomal protein L10: MSEAIIAKKAELVDVVAEKMKAAASIVVVDARGLTVEQDTVLRRELRGSEVEYKVIKNSILRRAAEKAGLEDLASVFVGPSAVAFSNEDVIAPAKILNDFAKNAEALEIKGGAIEGAVASKEEIVALATLPNREGLLSMLLSVLQAPVRNVALAVKAVADNKEDAA; the protein is encoded by the coding sequence ATGAGTGAAGCAATTATTGCTAAAAAAGCGGAACTAGTTGACGTAGTAGCTGAAAAAATGAAAGCTGCTGCATCTATCGTCGTTGTTGACGCTCGTGGTTTGACAGTTGAGCAAGATACAGTTCTTCGTCGTGAGCTTCGTGGAAGCGAAGTTGAGTATAAAGTCATTAAAAACTCAATCTTGCGTCGTGCAGCTGAAAAAGCTGGTCTTGAAGATCTTGCATCAGTATTTGTTGGACCATCTGCTGTAGCATTTTCTAACGAAGATGTTATCGCACCAGCGAAAATCTTGAACGATTTTGCTAAAAACGCTGAAGCACTTGAAATCAAAGGTGGTGCAATCGAAGGCGCTGTCGCATCTAAAGAAGAAATCGTTGCTCTTGCAACTCTTCCAAACCGCGAAGGACTTCTTTCTATGCTCCTTTCTGTACTTCAAGCGCCAGTGCGCAACGTTGCTCTTGCAGTCAAAGCGGTTGCAGACAACAAAGAAGACGCAGCTTAA
- the rplL gene encoding 50S ribosomal protein L7/L12 has product MALNIENIIAEIKEASILELNDLVKAIEEEFGVTAAAPVAVAAAGGAEEAAKDSFDVELTAAGDKKVGVIKVVREITGLGLKEAKELVDGAPGVIKEGVAAAEAEEIKAKLEEAGASVTLK; this is encoded by the coding sequence ATGGCATTGAACATTGAAAACATTATTGCTGAAATTAAAGAAGCTTCAATCCTTGAATTGAACGACCTTGTAAAAGCTATCGAAGAAGAATTTGGTGTAACTGCGGCTGCTCCTGTAGCTGTAGCTGCTGCTGGTGGCGCTGAAGAAGCTGCTAAAGATTCATTTGACGTTGAATTGACAGCTGCAGGCGACAAGAAAGTCGGCGTTATCAAAGTTGTACGTGAAATCACAGGTCTTGGTCTTAAAGAAGCTAAAGAACTTGTTGATGGTGCACCAGGTGTCATCAAAGAAGGCGTTGCAGCAGCAGAAGCTGAAGAAATCAAAGCTAAATTGGAAGAAGCTGGAGCTTCAGTTACTCTTAAATAA
- the gdhA gene encoding NADP-specific glutamate dehydrogenase: MTSAKEYIQSVFETVKARNGHEAEFLQAVEEFFSTLEPVFEKHPEYIEENILARITEPERVISFRVPWVDRDGKVQVNRGYRVQFNSAVGPYKGGLRFHPTVNQGILKFLGFEQIFKNVLTGLPIGGGKGGSDFDPKGKTDAEVMRFCQSFMTELQKYIGPSLDVPAGDIGVGGREIGYLYGQYKRLNQFDAGVLTGKPLGFGGSLIRPEATGYGLVYYTEEMLKANGNSFAGKKVVISGSGNVAQYALQKATELGATVISVSDSNGYVIDENGIDFDLLADVKNNRRARLTEYAAEKPTATYHEGSVWTYAGNYDIALPCATQNEINGEAAKRLVAQGVICVSEGANMPSDLDAIKVYKENGILYGPAKAANAGGVAVSALEMSQNSLRLSWTREEVDGRLKDIMTNIFNTAKTTAETYGLGTDYLAGANIAAFENVANAMIAQGIV; encoded by the coding sequence ATGACATCTGCTAAAGAATATATCCAAAGCGTGTTTGAAACTGTAAAAGCTCGTAATGGGCACGAGGCTGAATTTCTTCAGGCAGTTGAAGAATTCTTCAGCACCCTAGAGCCTGTATTTGAAAAACACCCTGAGTATATCGAAGAAAACATCTTGGCACGCATCACTGAGCCTGAGCGCGTGATTTCTTTCCGTGTTCCTTGGGTTGACCGTGATGGAAAAGTCCAAGTGAACCGTGGTTACCGTGTTCAATTCAACTCAGCTGTTGGACCATATAAAGGCGGACTTCGTTTCCACCCAACTGTAAACCAAGGGATCTTGAAATTCCTCGGCTTCGAACAAATCTTTAAAAACGTCTTAACTGGACTTCCAATCGGTGGAGGTAAAGGGGGATCAGACTTCGATCCTAAAGGGAAGACTGATGCTGAAGTGATGCGCTTCTGCCAAAGCTTTATGACAGAATTGCAAAAATACATTGGACCATCACTTGACGTCCCAGCTGGCGATATCGGTGTTGGTGGACGTGAGATTGGTTACCTTTACGGACAATACAAACGTCTTAACCAATTTGATGCGGGTGTCTTGACTGGTAAACCTCTTGGATTTGGTGGTAGCTTGATTCGTCCAGAAGCAACTGGTTATGGTTTGGTTTACTACACTGAAGAAATGCTCAAAGCTAACGGTAACAGTTTTGCTGGTAAGAAAGTGGTTATTTCAGGTTCTGGTAACGTAGCCCAATACGCTCTTCAAAAAGCAACTGAACTCGGCGCTACTGTCATCTCTGTATCTGACTCAAACGGTTATGTCATCGACGAAAATGGTATCGACTTCGACCTTCTAGCAGATGTGAAGAATAACCGTCGTGCACGTTTGACTGAGTATGCAGCTGAAAAGCCAACTGCTACTTACCATGAAGGTTCTGTATGGACTTACGCTGGCAACTACGATATCGCTCTTCCATGTGCAACTCAAAACGAAATCAACGGTGAAGCTGCTAAACGTTTGGTTGCTCAAGGTGTTATCTGCGTATCAGAAGGTGCCAACATGCCGAGCGACCTTGATGCGATTAAAGTCTACAAAGAAAACGGAATCCTTTATGGACCTGCCAAAGCTGCCAATGCTGGTGGTGTAGCTGTATCAGCGCTTGAAATGAGCCAAAACAGTCTTCGCCTTTCATGGACACGTGAAGAAGTTGACGGCCGTCTCAAAGACATCATGACCAACATCTTCAACACAGCTAAAACAACTGCTGAAACATACGGTCTTGGTACTGATTACCTTGCAGGAGCTAACATTGCTGCCTTTGAAAATGTAGCAAACGCTATGATTGCACAAGGTATTGTCTAA